The proteins below are encoded in one region of Nitrospira sp.:
- a CDS encoding cytochrome c family protein, with protein MKLSSKVVGRVMMSAAIAACCLLGLVIGSGRADETSKTKLTLDKAFPAAAKCKRCHERVFEEWETSPLSRSIHSPAFRAALDEYLTFSAGKDKALCLRCHAPHINEFTEQTDYFVKQVQSAEPSIDGVACSQCHLIREVDRSGHPPVPKYDIGNKTLYGPYKDAAANLAHQSVELELFRKSALCLNCHLTVPAAANLGQSNDLLGSWETSKAIKAGKECQTCHMPEQTGESANGENKRKVANHSFPGRIGKLRQEAAILAVTTTVQGDKTTVTVDVKSLVPHNLPTTHPGWASVVLDLSIQGKNLRTVFNEKRLYGRRYQDGKGQETVFDFKAVKVTDDTVLKPEETRVETFTFPTPKDTKTFDVIVTLNYAPVSGPPNFLQRIEAESPKGAQDPVFQPIPIAKFSENIPIPK; from the coding sequence GTGAAATTGTCGTCAAAAGTGGTTGGCAGAGTTATGATGAGCGCGGCCATCGCCGCATGCTGCCTACTGGGCTTGGTCATCGGGTCCGGGCGGGCAGACGAGACAAGCAAGACCAAGCTCACACTCGACAAGGCATTTCCGGCGGCTGCCAAGTGCAAGCGTTGTCACGAACGAGTGTTCGAGGAATGGGAAACGTCTCCACTCTCGCGATCCATTCATTCACCTGCGTTCCGTGCCGCATTGGATGAATATCTCACGTTCTCGGCCGGCAAAGATAAGGCCCTGTGCCTTCGGTGCCATGCACCGCATATCAACGAATTCACCGAGCAAACCGACTATTTCGTTAAGCAAGTGCAGTCGGCCGAACCCTCCATTGATGGGGTGGCTTGTTCGCAGTGCCACTTGATCAGAGAGGTGGATCGTAGTGGTCACCCCCCGGTTCCCAAGTACGATATTGGCAACAAGACTCTGTATGGCCCTTACAAGGATGCGGCCGCGAACCTCGCGCACCAATCCGTAGAGTTGGAGTTGTTCAGAAAGTCGGCCCTCTGTCTCAACTGTCACCTGACAGTTCCGGCTGCCGCGAATCTCGGACAGAGCAATGACCTACTGGGATCATGGGAGACAAGCAAGGCTATCAAAGCGGGGAAGGAGTGCCAGACGTGCCACATGCCCGAGCAAACGGGTGAATCGGCTAACGGGGAAAACAAGCGGAAGGTCGCCAATCACTCGTTTCCAGGCCGGATTGGTAAGCTCCGGCAGGAAGCGGCGATATTGGCGGTGACGACTACGGTGCAGGGGGACAAGACCACCGTGACGGTTGACGTGAAGAGCTTGGTTCCGCACAACCTTCCTACCACACACCCAGGCTGGGCGAGCGTCGTGTTGGACCTGAGTATTCAGGGGAAGAATCTCAGAACAGTGTTCAATGAAAAGCGGTTGTACGGCCGGCGGTATCAGGATGGGAAGGGGCAAGAAACGGTCTTCGACTTCAAAGCGGTCAAAGTTACGGATGACACCGTGCTCAAACCGGAGGAAACTCGCGTTGAAACATTCACCTTCCCGACACCCAAGGATACGAAGACGTTCGACGTCATCGTGACGCTTAACTATGCACCGGTGAGCGGCCCACCGAATTTTCTCCAGCGGATCGAGGCCGAGTCGCCCAAGGGAGCACAGGATCCTGTATTTCAGCCGATCCCGATCGCAAAATTCAGCGAAAACATTCCTATTCCCAAATAG
- a CDS encoding sigma-54-dependent Fis family transcriptional regulator, whose translation MNVPTILLVDDEPLMRLSMLDALKATGYEVQTAATGLEGKALLLKDSFDILITDLQMPGLDGLGLLQVCKEQAPRTEVILITAHGSVETAVSAMKLGAYDYVTKPFQMEELLLTVERLTKVQALKRENQHLRQELEGKFNFKGILGRNEGMRAVLEKVKLVAASESTVLVVGESGTGKELVANAIHHHSPRRDQAFIKVSCAALPETLLEAELFGHEKGAFTGALKQRKGRFEMAHRGTLFLDEIGEISPVVQVKLLRVLQERQFERVGGNETIETDVRVICATQKDLKKEVAHGRFREDLYYRLNVVQVLLPPLRDRREDILVISEHVLETRSLRSKKSVKGFSGPARELLLRYSFPGNVRELENMVERAVTLGREHEELQPWDLCGYSTCPFLGGATQEACGFCSEGLAGRIDRKEASDSLAMARERFERDYIASVLERAGGSKSMAAKILGLSRKGLWEKCKRYGLSAESTEVEEE comes from the coding sequence ATGAATGTGCCGACCATCTTGCTCGTTGACGATGAACCGTTGATGCGGTTGTCGATGCTTGATGCGCTGAAGGCCACAGGTTATGAGGTGCAAACAGCCGCAACGGGATTGGAAGGGAAGGCCCTGCTGCTGAAAGACTCCTTCGATATTCTGATTACGGATCTGCAGATGCCCGGACTTGATGGTCTCGGGCTATTGCAGGTTTGTAAGGAACAGGCGCCTCGGACGGAGGTGATTCTGATTACTGCGCATGGATCGGTTGAGACAGCCGTGAGCGCGATGAAGCTGGGGGCCTACGACTACGTCACCAAACCATTTCAGATGGAGGAGTTGTTATTGACGGTGGAGCGCCTGACCAAGGTTCAGGCGTTGAAACGGGAGAATCAGCACCTTCGTCAAGAGCTCGAAGGCAAATTCAATTTCAAGGGCATACTTGGGCGAAATGAGGGTATGCGGGCCGTCTTGGAAAAGGTCAAGCTCGTAGCCGCTTCAGAGTCTACCGTGTTGGTGGTAGGGGAAAGCGGAACAGGCAAGGAACTGGTGGCGAACGCTATCCATCATCATAGTCCGCGACGAGATCAGGCATTCATCAAGGTCAGTTGTGCGGCCCTTCCCGAAACACTGCTGGAGGCCGAGCTCTTCGGGCATGAAAAAGGCGCGTTTACAGGCGCCTTGAAGCAACGCAAGGGGCGGTTCGAGATGGCTCATCGGGGAACGCTGTTTCTCGATGAGATCGGCGAAATCTCCCCGGTCGTGCAGGTGAAACTCCTGCGTGTGTTGCAGGAACGCCAATTCGAACGTGTCGGAGGAAACGAGACAATCGAAACCGACGTACGGGTCATCTGCGCGACTCAGAAGGATCTGAAGAAAGAGGTGGCTCACGGGCGGTTTCGGGAAGACCTGTATTATCGACTCAACGTCGTCCAGGTTCTATTGCCACCGCTACGGGATCGCCGCGAAGATATCCTCGTCATCTCCGAACATGTGCTCGAGACGAGATCGCTGCGATCCAAGAAATCTGTGAAGGGGTTTTCCGGGCCTGCGCGCGAATTGCTCCTTCGGTACTCGTTTCCCGGAAACGTCCGTGAATTGGAGAATATGGTCGAGCGTGCCGTGACGCTCGGGCGAGAACATGAAGAACTCCAGCCGTGGGATCTATGTGGATATTCGACGTGTCCGTTCCTCGGAGGAGCGACACAGGAGGCCTGCGGATTCTGCAGCGAAGGCTTGGCAGGGAGGATCGATCGGAAAGAGGCCAGCGATTCCCTCGCTATGGCCAGGGAACGCTTCGAGCGAGATTACATCGCCTCCGTTCTGGAGCGCGCGGGCGGGAGCAAATCCATGGCCGCAAAGATCCTCGGCCTCTCACGCAAAGGCTTGTGGGAAAAGTGTAAGCGGTATGGGCTCAGTGCCGAGTCCACTGAGGTGGAAGAAGAGTGA
- the secF gene encoding protein-export membrane protein SecF, whose amino-acid sequence MFEILGKTDVDFMGKRLLAFVFSGVLVLIGIIALVQIARGQANLGIDFAGGTAVQLKFEKPFAIESVRKMLEANGLGHAELQEFETENKLLIRVKASTTIEEKVAERVVAVFTKGMAGNPFVVDSTTEIGPTIGKKLQQDAMIAVLISFAGIILYIAVRFRFVFGVAAAIATFHDVLAVLGAFYLLNKEITLLVVTALLTLAGYSLTDTVVVFDRIRENLRSRRREPMEQVINGAINQVLSRTIVTSLTVILVLIPLTLAGGEVLHDFSLALLWGVIFGTYSSVFVASSLLVIWPGGANQLVKRG is encoded by the coding sequence ATGTTTGAGATTCTAGGTAAAACGGATGTTGATTTCATGGGCAAGCGCTTGCTGGCCTTTGTCTTCTCAGGGGTGTTGGTTCTCATCGGCATTATCGCGTTGGTGCAAATTGCCAGGGGGCAGGCCAACCTCGGCATCGACTTTGCTGGAGGCACGGCGGTCCAGCTCAAGTTCGAAAAGCCGTTTGCCATTGAGTCAGTTCGGAAGATGCTCGAAGCCAATGGCCTGGGTCACGCCGAGCTGCAGGAGTTCGAAACGGAGAACAAGCTGCTGATTCGGGTCAAAGCCTCGACCACGATCGAAGAAAAAGTGGCTGAGCGTGTCGTTGCGGTATTCACGAAAGGCATGGCCGGCAATCCCTTCGTGGTGGATTCGACGACCGAAATCGGCCCTACCATCGGGAAAAAGCTACAGCAAGATGCCATGATCGCTGTACTCATCTCCTTCGCGGGTATTATCCTCTATATTGCCGTCAGGTTTCGCTTCGTGTTTGGTGTCGCCGCCGCTATTGCCACCTTTCATGACGTGCTAGCGGTGCTAGGCGCGTTTTATTTGCTGAACAAGGAAATTACGCTGTTGGTAGTGACGGCGTTGTTGACGTTGGCCGGCTATTCTCTTACCGATACCGTCGTCGTATTCGATCGGATCCGCGAGAATCTCCGAAGCCGCCGGCGCGAACCCATGGAGCAGGTCATCAACGGTGCCATCAATCAAGTGCTGAGCCGCACGATTGTGACCAGCCTGACGGTCATTTTGGTGCTGATCCCACTGACCCTTGCAGGAGGGGAAGTCCTGCACGACTTTTCACTTGCGCTCCTGTGGGGCGTGATCTTCGGGACCTATTCGTCGGTGTTCGTGGCCAGCTCGCTGCTCGTAATTTGGCCGGGCGGAGCGAATCAGTTGGTCAAGCGAGGATAA
- the secD gene encoding protein translocase subunit SecD yields MKKVGGRLVLLAAVVLASGVCVLPSYSSLYGTLPEWTKKILPSKGITLGLDLQGGIHLVLEVEEDRAVEIAVDRSVTALQDLAADKKVAVESVNRTGPAQISMTLTNAEAKDDAQKLIDEFPSFVEAGGNETTKVVWELRDAEIKRIKDTAINQALETIRNRVDQFGVAEPIIQRQGLKQIVVQLPGIKDPKRAKDLIKETAILEFKMLDEDNALGLDLPSRVEKGKEAEVLAKVRDKIPDGDEILFERVVDKDLAREYRIPFLVKKRVMLTGDVLSDARVSIGQFNEPYVSITFDSKGAREFEKITTDHVKKRMAVVLDNTVYSAPVIQERISGGRAQITGTFTTQEANDLAIVLRAGALPAPLKIIQDLTVGPSLGRDSIEKGIKSTIIAGIMVVVFMALYYRLSGVIADFALALNLIGMVGALSALNATLTLPGIAGIILTIGMGVDSNVLIFERIREELRLKKPVRLAVDGGYDKALLTIVDSHVTTLITGFALFLFGTGPIKGFAVTLCIGIIINLFTALVGTKVVFDLMNRRTKIEHLSI; encoded by the coding sequence ATGAAGAAAGTTGGCGGTCGGCTGGTATTGTTGGCGGCGGTAGTCCTTGCTTCGGGAGTCTGTGTTCTACCCTCGTACTCGTCGTTGTATGGGACCCTCCCTGAGTGGACAAAGAAAATTTTGCCCAGCAAAGGCATTACGCTAGGCCTCGACCTGCAGGGCGGGATTCACTTGGTTCTAGAAGTTGAAGAGGATCGTGCCGTAGAGATTGCAGTCGACCGATCCGTAACCGCGCTGCAGGATTTGGCAGCCGATAAGAAGGTGGCGGTGGAGTCCGTCAACCGCACCGGCCCCGCGCAAATTTCGATGACATTGACCAATGCGGAGGCGAAAGACGACGCGCAGAAATTGATCGATGAGTTTCCGTCATTCGTTGAAGCCGGAGGCAATGAGACCACGAAAGTGGTCTGGGAGTTGCGCGATGCGGAAATCAAGCGCATTAAGGATACCGCAATCAATCAGGCTCTGGAAACCATCCGAAACCGTGTCGATCAATTCGGTGTGGCTGAGCCCATTATCCAACGGCAAGGGTTGAAGCAGATTGTCGTGCAGCTCCCGGGGATCAAAGATCCCAAACGTGCCAAAGACTTGATCAAAGAAACGGCTATTCTCGAGTTCAAGATGCTCGACGAGGACAACGCGTTAGGTCTGGATCTGCCTAGTCGCGTCGAGAAGGGCAAGGAAGCAGAGGTGCTCGCCAAGGTAAGGGACAAGATTCCGGACGGTGACGAAATTTTGTTCGAGCGCGTCGTCGACAAAGATTTGGCCCGGGAGTATCGAATCCCATTTTTAGTGAAGAAGAGGGTGATGTTGACCGGCGATGTCCTCAGCGATGCCCGCGTCTCAATCGGCCAGTTCAATGAGCCGTACGTGTCTATTACCTTCGACTCGAAAGGCGCGCGTGAATTCGAAAAAATCACCACCGATCATGTGAAGAAGCGCATGGCGGTCGTTCTCGATAATACGGTGTACTCTGCGCCGGTCATTCAAGAGCGGATCAGTGGAGGGAGAGCGCAAATCACCGGTACGTTTACAACGCAGGAAGCCAATGATTTGGCCATCGTGCTGCGTGCGGGGGCGTTACCAGCTCCGCTGAAAATCATTCAAGATTTGACGGTGGGACCGTCCTTGGGGCGCGACTCCATTGAGAAGGGAATCAAGTCTACCATCATCGCCGGGATCATGGTCGTGGTCTTCATGGCCCTCTACTATCGGCTTTCAGGCGTTATTGCCGACTTCGCCCTAGCATTGAATCTCATCGGGATGGTTGGGGCACTGTCGGCGCTCAATGCCACGCTGACCCTGCCGGGAATTGCCGGTATCATTTTGACGATTGGGATGGGTGTCGACTCCAACGTCCTCATTTTTGAGCGGATCCGTGAGGAACTTCGTTTGAAGAAGCCGGTTCGGCTTGCGGTGGATGGGGGATATGACAAAGCTCTCCTCACCATCGTTGACTCCCACGTGACCACGCTTATTACCGGGTTTGCTCTTTTTCTCTTCGGAACCGGGCCCATCAAAGGCTTCGCCGTGACACTGTGCATCGGGATCATCATCAATCTGTTCACCGCCCTCGTAGGAACAAAAGTGGTCTTCGATCTAATGAATCGGCGGACGAAAATCGAACACCTGAGCATCTAA
- the yajC gene encoding preprotein translocase subunit YajC: MTLLTSLAWAQAGGSGQSSPNLVLSLVPFLLIFAIFYFLLILPQQKKQKELRQMLEGLKKGDKIVTASGIWGTVTNMGKQTVTLQISDTAKIKIQREHIARIRTEDDE, encoded by the coding sequence ATGACGCTCCTGACATCGCTCGCATGGGCACAAGCGGGGGGCAGTGGACAGTCGTCACCCAATCTAGTTTTGTCCCTCGTGCCGTTTCTCCTTATTTTTGCCATTTTCTATTTTCTCTTGATTCTGCCGCAGCAGAAGAAACAAAAAGAGCTGCGCCAGATGCTTGAGGGACTAAAAAAGGGCGATAAGATCGTGACCGCCTCGGGTATTTGGGGGACCGTGACCAACATGGGGAAGCAAACGGTGACGCTTCAAATTTCTGACACTGCCAAGATCAAGATTCAGCGGGAGCATATTGCACGAATCAGAACGGAGGACGATGAGTAG
- the tgt-2 gene encoding queuine tRNA-ribosyltransferase → MASMHFEVTRAIPGRASRCGRLQTARGVIETPAFMPVGTLGAVKGIAPFELQSLGFGLILNNAYHLYLRPGVSVVRELGGVHAFASWPSAILTDSGGFQVFSLAKIRKVSDEGVTFQSHLDGMLHHITPEQAIEIQAGLGADIIMTFDECVGLPAGRADVEAAVERTAVWARRCQASHRREDQALFGIVQGGLEADLRKQAARDLVGLHFDGYAIGGLSVGEDKSSMYGMLDVTVPELPLDKPRYLMGVGMPEDLVEGVARGVDLFDCVVPTRHGRTGWLFTRSGRVMIKQAQYARDPRPIDSDCSCSVCRTYSRAYLHHLFHAKEMLGLRLNTLHNLAYFASLMRAMREAIAEGRFDVFRRDFYQQRGATSNDGDDESNPLSTTIATQKEMRV, encoded by the coding sequence ATGGCCTCCATGCATTTCGAAGTCACGCGTGCGATTCCTGGACGTGCCTCACGATGTGGTCGATTGCAGACCGCGCGGGGAGTCATTGAGACGCCCGCCTTCATGCCGGTTGGCACGCTTGGCGCGGTAAAGGGTATTGCGCCATTCGAACTGCAGTCGCTCGGATTTGGACTTATCCTGAACAATGCCTACCATCTCTATCTGCGACCAGGTGTGTCGGTGGTGCGCGAACTGGGTGGTGTACATGCGTTTGCATCCTGGCCCAGCGCAATTCTGACCGACAGCGGGGGGTTTCAAGTCTTCAGTCTTGCCAAGATCAGAAAGGTGTCTGACGAGGGCGTGACCTTTCAGTCTCATCTCGATGGGATGCTGCATCACATTACCCCGGAGCAGGCCATCGAGATCCAAGCCGGCCTCGGGGCGGACATCATCATGACGTTCGATGAATGCGTAGGTTTGCCAGCAGGGCGTGCGGACGTGGAGGCTGCCGTGGAAAGGACAGCGGTCTGGGCTCGACGCTGCCAAGCGTCTCATCGGCGTGAGGACCAGGCGTTATTCGGAATTGTCCAAGGGGGGCTTGAGGCCGACCTGCGGAAGCAAGCGGCACGAGATTTGGTCGGGTTGCACTTTGACGGATATGCAATAGGCGGATTGTCAGTTGGGGAGGATAAATCGTCAATGTATGGAATGCTCGACGTCACCGTGCCAGAGCTCCCTTTGGATAAACCACGCTATCTGATGGGGGTTGGCATGCCTGAAGATCTTGTGGAAGGGGTCGCACGCGGTGTCGATCTCTTCGACTGTGTCGTGCCGACTCGGCACGGTCGGACCGGTTGGCTTTTTACGCGTAGCGGTAGGGTCATGATCAAGCAAGCCCAATACGCCCGTGATCCGCGGCCGATTGATTCCGATTGCTCTTGTTCGGTATGCAGAACCTATTCCCGTGCGTACCTTCATCACCTGTTCCATGCTAAGGAGATGTTGGGCCTCCGACTGAACACGTTACATAATCTCGCGTACTTTGCATCGCTTATGCGCGCGATGCGGGAAGCGATTGCAGAGGGACGATTCGACGTGTTCCGCCGTGACTTCTATCAGCAGCGGGGCGCGACTTCAAACGACGGAGATGACGAGAGTAACCCTCTGTCGACGACCATAGCCACACAGAAGGAGATGAGGGTATGA
- the argS gene encoding arginine--tRNA ligase, with product MSKGIIQNRIEHLLNQAMRLAQERGQLKLRSLPVIALDAPKRPEWGDLASTVAMSLASSEQRAPHDIAQIIVDNMAQRDAILDRVDIVKPGFLNMTVKKSLWLEVLREIELQGAQYGASRTGLGQRVLIEFVSANPTGPLHVGHGRGAAVGQALANLLESAGYEVVREYYINDSGRQMKLLGASVYARFRQLQGASVPLPEDGYHGAYVEDVAAELKASQEGALTGLTIEEAERRCQGLAYDRMLGAIRGDLGRFGIEFQSWFSETSLVQSGAVLRVIQELKARGLIVEQDGALWFRSSAYGDEKDRVVRKQDGDFTYLASDIAYHRDKLLRGYDRLINVWGADHHGYIPRMQGVVEAFGYPKDRLRVVLVQMVNLLRGGQKIEMSKRAGTFVTLREVLDEVGADAAKFYFLMRRSDSHVDFDLELAKQRSAANPVYYVQYAHARVSSICRVADSRQIPVPTTGQADLDLLEDADELALIRKLSVFPAVADGAVEHLEPHRITFYLQELAGLLHGFYFRHRILPPAAETELEQELISMGDQGGSSEPCSSACHRDVLTPGLTGARLVLMRQIQQVIRNGLTLLGITAPERM from the coding sequence GTGTCCAAAGGAATCATTCAGAATAGGATTGAGCATCTCCTGAATCAGGCCATGCGTCTAGCTCAGGAGAGAGGCCAGCTCAAACTCCGTTCACTTCCTGTGATCGCCCTTGATGCCCCGAAACGACCGGAGTGGGGGGATCTGGCTTCGACAGTTGCCATGTCTCTGGCCTCGTCAGAACAACGTGCCCCTCATGATATCGCTCAGATCATTGTCGATAATATGGCGCAACGAGATGCCATTCTCGACCGTGTGGACATCGTCAAACCTGGCTTCCTCAATATGACGGTCAAGAAGTCCTTGTGGCTCGAAGTACTCCGAGAAATCGAGTTGCAGGGGGCCCAATATGGCGCCAGTCGGACGGGTCTCGGACAACGGGTCTTAATCGAGTTCGTGAGTGCTAATCCGACCGGGCCGCTGCACGTGGGGCACGGGCGTGGTGCGGCGGTTGGCCAGGCTTTGGCGAATCTTTTGGAGTCGGCCGGTTATGAAGTTGTTCGAGAATACTACATCAATGATTCGGGCCGGCAAATGAAGCTGTTAGGAGCCTCGGTGTATGCACGGTTCCGTCAGTTGCAAGGGGCGTCCGTGCCATTGCCGGAGGATGGGTACCACGGTGCGTATGTCGAAGATGTGGCCGCCGAATTGAAAGCGTCTCAGGAAGGCGCGTTGACCGGACTGACGATCGAGGAGGCTGAAAGGCGATGCCAGGGGCTGGCCTACGATCGTATGTTGGGGGCCATCCGGGGGGACTTGGGGCGGTTTGGCATCGAGTTCCAATCCTGGTTCAGTGAAACGTCGCTCGTACAGTCTGGCGCCGTGCTGCGCGTTATTCAAGAACTTAAGGCGCGTGGATTGATCGTTGAGCAGGACGGTGCACTATGGTTTCGATCGTCTGCCTATGGAGATGAAAAAGATCGGGTCGTACGGAAGCAGGATGGTGACTTTACCTATCTTGCTTCGGATATCGCCTACCACCGTGACAAATTGCTCCGTGGCTACGATCGACTGATCAATGTTTGGGGGGCGGACCACCACGGCTACATTCCTCGCATGCAGGGGGTCGTGGAGGCGTTTGGATACCCAAAAGATCGCCTGCGTGTCGTGCTGGTTCAAATGGTCAATCTGCTGCGCGGCGGCCAAAAAATTGAAATGTCGAAGCGAGCGGGGACCTTTGTGACGCTTCGCGAAGTGCTGGATGAGGTGGGAGCGGATGCAGCCAAGTTTTACTTCCTCATGCGGCGAAGCGACTCTCACGTCGACTTCGATCTGGAATTGGCGAAGCAGCGATCAGCGGCGAATCCGGTCTACTACGTGCAGTATGCCCATGCCAGAGTCTCCAGCATTTGCCGGGTGGCCGACTCTCGGCAGATTCCGGTGCCCACGACTGGGCAGGCAGATCTGGATTTATTGGAGGATGCGGATGAGCTTGCTCTTATCCGTAAGCTCTCCGTGTTTCCCGCCGTCGCGGACGGTGCGGTTGAGCACTTGGAGCCTCACCGTATCACCTTTTACCTCCAGGAATTAGCCGGCTTGCTCCATGGGTTCTACTTTCGACATCGGATTCTTCCGCCCGCAGCCGAGACTGAACTCGAACAGGAATTGATATCGATGGGTGATCAAGGGGGGAGCTCCGAGCCGTGCTCCTCCGCCTGCCATCGTGACGTGCTCACCCCTGGACTGACGGGTGCTCGGTTGGTCTTAATGCGTCAAATACAACAGGTGATTCGGAACGGTTTGACGTTGCTGGGAATTACAGCCCCAGAGCGGATGTAG